Proteins encoded together in one Cuculus canorus isolate bCucCan1 chromosome W, bCucCan1.pri, whole genome shotgun sequence window:
- the LOC128850293 gene encoding LOW QUALITY PROTEIN: synaptotagmin-4-like (The sequence of the model RefSeq protein was modified relative to this genomic sequence to represent the inferred CDS: inserted 1 base in 1 codon; substituted 1 base at 1 genomic stop codon), with product MAPIAAIPQQFNEIPTVVGIFSAFGLVFSVSLFAWICCQCNSSKTNKTPPYKFVHVLKGVDIYPETLNSKKFGADDKSEAKNKSAMPKNPLCLDRDKRDLNGNFPKTNPKMQSSPDLENLSPKHFAEAKKDSVPSDSFKSITSLSSEDIKDKLGTLFSLEYNFDKKAFVENIKAARGLPAMDEQSMTSDPYIKMTILPEKKHKVKTRVLRKNFDPSFNETFTFYGIPYSQIQELTLHFMILSFNRFSRDDVIGEVLIPLAGTELSEGRLLMDREIIKRNVRKSSGCGELLISLCYQSTTNTLTMVVLKARHLPESDVSGLSDPYVKVNSXHAKKRISKRKIHVKKCPPPNAVFNELXFDIPCEDLDDINIEFLVLDSDRESRNEVIGRLTLGSSVEGRGGENWKEICEYPRRQSAKWHMLCDG from the exons ATGGCTCCGATCGCGGCCATCCCGCAGCAGTTCA atGAAATTCCTACAGTGGTTGGGATTTTTAGTGCATTTGGCCTTGTCTTCTCTGTCTCCCTTTTTGCTTGGATCTGCTGTCAGTGTAACTCTTCCAAAACCAATAAGACTCCTCCGTATAAGTTTGTCCATGTTCTGAAGGGGGTTGATATTTACCCTGAGACTCTCAATAGTAAGAAGTTTGGAGCAGATGATAAAAGTGAAGCAAAGAACAAATCAGCGATGCCAAAGAATCCTCTCTGTCTTGACCGGGACAAAAGAGATCTAAATGGCAATTTTcccaaaacaaaccctaaaATGCAGAGCTCTCCAGATCTTGAAAATTTGTCTCCTAAGCactttgcagaagcaaagaaagattCAGTACCCTCTGATAGTTTTAAatccatcacttccctgtcATCTGAAGATATAAAAGACAAGCTAGGAACTCTCTTCTCCTTAGAGTACAACTTTGACAAAAAGGCATTTGTAGAGAACATCAAAGCAGCACGTGGGCTGCCAGCAATGGATGAACAGTCAATGACTTCTGATCCCTACATCAAAATGACAATCCTGCCTGAGAAAAAGCACAAGGTGAAAACCAGAGTGCTGAGAAAAAACTTTGATCCATCTTTCAATGAGACCTTCACGTTTTATGGAATCCCCTATAGCCAAATTCAAGAGTTAACACTTCACTTCATGATCCTGAGCTTTAACAGGTTTTCCAGAGATGACGTCATTGGTGAAGTCCTCATTCCCCTTGCAGGAACTGAATTATCAGAAGGAAGGCTGCTAATGGACAGAGAGatcatcaaaagaaatgttagg AAATCATCAGGATGTGGAGAATTACTGATATCTCTCTGTTATCAGTCTACAACAAACACACTCACTATGGTTGTTTTAAAAGCCAGGCATCTACCTGAATCTGATGTGTCAGGTCTATCAG ATCCTTATGTCAAAGTGAACTCGTAACATGCTAAGAAGAGaatttctaaaaggaaaatcCATGTGAAGAaatgccccccccccaatgCAGTGTTCAATGAAT GTTTTGACATTCCTTGTGAGGACCTTGATGACATCAACATtgaatttttggttttagattCAGATAGGGAGTCAAGGAATGAGGTCATTGGCCGATTAACATTGGGATCTTCAGTAGAAGGAAGAGGTGGagagaactggaaagaaatttGTGAATATCCTAGGAGACAAAGTGCCAAATGGCATATGTTGTGTGATGGTTAG